A genomic window from Cyprinus carpio isolate SPL01 chromosome A2, ASM1834038v1, whole genome shotgun sequence includes:
- the LOC109087081 gene encoding lectin-like isoform X1 → MPSLCPSIENDAYFMVLTAKIWTDARSYCRQHYTDLPTIHNSKENNQINKILLSGYYIWIGLFLDSWEWSDQWDLRFKHWAASQPSMSSGDCAGMSTTDSGKWFQQSCDLQQPFVCYGDDKRKQIVRLKVTCNGKCTLNDPSLQTAILDEVCICLKQYLV, encoded by the exons ATGCCTTCTTTGTGTCCCTCAATAGAAAATGATGCATACTTCATGGTACTAACTGCTAAAATCTGGACCGACGCTCGGAGCTACTGCAGACAGCATTACACAGACCTGCCCACCATCCACAACTCTAAGGAAAATAACCAGATAAATAAGATTCTTTTATCTGGATATTACATCTGGATTGGTTTGTTCCTGGACTCTTGGGAATGGTCTGATCAGTGGGATCTGAGATTCAAACACTGGGCAGCAAGCCAGCCATCCATGAGTTCTGGTGACTGTGCTGGCATGTCAACAACAGATTCTGGGAAATGGTTTCAACAGAGCTGTGATCTACAGCAGCCTTTTGTCTGCTATGGAG ATGACAAGAGAAAACAAATTGTGAGATTGAAAGTGACCTGTAATGGAAAATGCACATTGAATGATCCTTCACTACAGACGGCTATTCTGGATGAGGTTTGTATCTGCCTTAAACAGTATTTAGTATAA
- the LOC109087081 gene encoding hepatic lectin-like isoform X2, whose product MDRSLFVLLLLSGLFWSSSALSRPYHYINERMSWPEAQSYCRERFTDLATVDSMDDVNRLVNIVDAGYSGSVWIGLKRGTQKRWGWSNGENTTSQYYNWASGQPNEDGDCVATYAGVWHDMLCSYKRYFCATKMMHTSWY is encoded by the exons ATGGACAGGAGTCTGTTTGTGCTGCTTCTGCTGTCAG GGCTCTTCTGGAGCAGTTCTGCTCTTTCTCGTCCGTACCACTATATAAATGAGAGAATGTCGTGGCCAGAggctcagagttactgcagagAGAGATTCACTGATCTGGCTACTGTAGACAGCATGGATGATGTGAACAGGCTGGTGAATATAGTGGATGCTGGATACAGTGGATCAGTGTGGATTGGACTGAAGAGGGGGACACAGAAACGCTGGGGTTGGTCTAACGGTGAAAACACAACTTCTCAGTACTATAACTGGGCTTCAGGACAGCCAAATGAGGATGGAGATTGTGTAGCTACTTATGCCGGTGTTTGGCATGACATGTTATGTAGCTATAAGCGATATTTTTGTGCTACG AAAATGATGCATACTTCATGGTACTAA